A genomic region of Pseudoalteromonas piscicida contains the following coding sequences:
- a CDS encoding M23 family metallopeptidase: MLQVLKRLYLKLFKPTQLIVRQDATVKMLKLPSWVQACSILILLAVAIWIANASLKLQKNGDKLTKEQQNLAQLQAKWQKEKSQLQAQLAQQKGMLDQLSQQHSVLESLVDSTQTTDDNVVEGELEETPTDLNSSQPSTTTEFAPQASYLLIQQRQLSEQLGQSFSAEIAAMQESIDSAGLQLSSDFSEAQGGPYFQADLELVEASFINAIDQYAVYAQLATMIGQLPDTLPVAQEKYYVSSAFGFRKDPITGRRAYHKGIDLAGWHKTQIVAPASGTVKRAGKNGGYGNFIEIEHANDITTRYGHLHTIKVKAGQQINKGDVIALMGSTGRSTATHLHYEVIQGKKHLNPIKIARAFNK; this comes from the coding sequence ATGTTGCAAGTACTCAAGCGCCTATATCTAAAGCTGTTTAAGCCGACTCAATTAATTGTTCGTCAAGACGCAACTGTCAAGATGCTGAAACTGCCATCTTGGGTTCAAGCTTGCTCGATTTTGATTCTGCTTGCTGTCGCCATTTGGATAGCCAATGCCTCACTCAAATTACAAAAAAACGGTGACAAGCTTACTAAAGAGCAACAAAACTTAGCGCAGCTACAAGCTAAGTGGCAAAAAGAAAAATCACAGCTTCAAGCACAATTAGCGCAGCAAAAAGGCATGCTTGACCAACTGTCACAGCAGCACAGTGTGCTTGAGTCATTGGTTGACTCGACTCAAACAACTGACGACAACGTAGTGGAAGGCGAGCTAGAAGAAACACCGACAGACCTTAACAGCTCACAACCAAGTACCACAACCGAATTTGCTCCCCAAGCCAGTTACCTACTCATCCAACAACGACAGCTCAGCGAACAACTTGGGCAATCGTTCAGCGCTGAAATTGCAGCGATGCAAGAATCCATCGACAGTGCGGGATTACAACTATCATCTGACTTCTCAGAAGCACAAGGTGGTCCCTACTTCCAAGCCGACTTAGAATTAGTAGAAGCCAGCTTTATTAATGCCATTGACCAATACGCTGTTTATGCGCAGTTAGCGACGATGATTGGCCAACTGCCAGATACACTGCCTGTCGCTCAGGAGAAATATTATGTCTCCAGTGCTTTTGGTTTTCGTAAAGACCCAATCACTGGCCGTCGTGCCTATCATAAAGGTATCGATCTCGCAGGTTGGCACAAGACACAGATCGTAGCCCCCGCTTCTGGCACCGTTAAACGAGCGGGGAAAAATGGCGGCTATGGCAACTTTATCGAAATTGAGCACGCCAATGATATCACCACACGTTATGGTCATCTTCACACCATCAAAGTGAAAGCGGGTCAACAAATCAATAAAGGTGATGTAATTGCATTAATGGGTAGCACAGGAAGAAGTACGGCGACACACTTGCACTATGAAGTGATTCAAGGTAAAAAACACCTAAACCCAATTAAAATCGCTCGCGCATTCAATAAGTAA
- a CDS encoding multidrug effflux MFS transporter, which yields MTQSNSKALIFILALLVIFCPLGIDLYLPAFVDMQSSLQVSESQIQQTVSIYMLAVGLGQLIAGPLADKYGRKPVALVGIVLFALGAVMASTVSTWPLMMVARVLQGLGACATFVSAFAIVRDSFGHKGSGQMITYLNGIVCFIPALAPILGAWLTVEFGWQSNFSFLFGFAVVGLILVSLIYKETRPEDTHYSGHILDLRRFKPMLSSSTFIYNAALAMLGMAAMLVFVISAPGWIMAKMGGSVSDFTFWFTGNAVLSIVASFIAPHFIKRNSQKSLTFGLAVFSFSGLLLLALPQTEIAHFVLPMYMASVGFAFTIGAAAGKALSGFAKQAGTASALIGVLQMSGAGILATMTQPLALDAPMQLALHLLLALPFLLLLATKYRHQLHSAA from the coding sequence ATGACCCAATCAAATTCAAAAGCACTGATTTTTATTCTCGCTTTACTTGTTATCTTTTGCCCTTTAGGTATCGATCTCTATCTACCTGCGTTTGTGGACATGCAGTCCAGCCTTCAAGTATCAGAAAGCCAAATTCAGCAAACGGTGAGTATTTATATGTTAGCTGTGGGTCTTGGACAATTGATAGCAGGTCCACTTGCGGATAAATATGGCCGTAAACCAGTTGCACTGGTTGGAATCGTTTTGTTTGCACTTGGCGCCGTAATGGCAAGCACAGTCTCCACTTGGCCGCTCATGATGGTAGCTCGAGTGCTACAAGGTCTGGGCGCTTGCGCCACTTTCGTCAGCGCTTTTGCTATTGTTCGTGATAGCTTTGGACACAAAGGCAGTGGCCAAATGATCACTTACCTCAATGGTATTGTATGTTTTATCCCAGCATTAGCGCCTATTTTAGGTGCGTGGTTAACCGTCGAGTTTGGCTGGCAGAGTAATTTTAGCTTTTTGTTTGGCTTTGCCGTTGTTGGCCTCATCTTAGTTTCTCTTATCTATAAAGAGACTCGCCCCGAAGATACGCATTACAGTGGTCATATCCTAGATTTGAGACGTTTTAAGCCGATGCTCAGTAGCTCGACTTTCATATACAATGCCGCCTTAGCTATGCTTGGTATGGCTGCAATGCTGGTATTTGTGATTTCGGCTCCGGGGTGGATCATGGCAAAAATGGGCGGCAGTGTTTCCGACTTCACATTTTGGTTTACTGGCAATGCGGTGCTGAGTATTGTCGCAAGTTTTATTGCTCCCCACTTCATCAAGCGTAATAGCCAGAAGTCACTCACCTTTGGCCTCGCCGTTTTTAGCTTTAGCGGCCTGTTGTTACTGGCTTTACCACAAACTGAAATAGCGCACTTTGTACTGCCTATGTATATGGCATCAGTCGGCTTTGCATTTACGATTGGAGCCGCGGCTGGTAAAGCGTTATCTGGGTTTGCTAAACAAGCTGGGACGGCTTCAGCGCTGATTGGGGTACTACAGATGAGTGGCGCAGGGATACTTGCAACCATGACACAACCATTAGCATTGGATGCCCCGATGCAACTCGCGTTGCACTTACTACTCGCACTACCTTTCCTGCTATTGCTGGCTACGAAGTATCGTCACCAGCTTCACAGTGCAGCTTAA
- the fahA gene encoding fumarylacetoacetase, protein MSQINETHDIQLTSWVASANATGTDFPIQNLPFAVFRRKNSNEEFRGGVAIGDQVLDLGAVVDANLFSGDAAEAAEAANAPALNEFMGMGQQYWSALRLALSRALREGSELQSSLEGALVAQDDVEYALPCHIGDYTDFYTSIYHATAVGSLFRPDNPLLPNYKWVPIGYHGRASSIGVSGQTFPRPKGQTKAPDADTPSFGPCKRLDYELELGIYLGKGNELGDSIAIKDAEDHVFGFCLFNDWSARDLQAWEYQPLGPFLAKNFASTVSPWVVTTEALAPYRTQWHRDENDPQPLEYLESTQNRESGAIDIRMDVLLETEKMRSEGAKPSKLSESSFKHSYWTVAQMVTHHTVNGCNFLPGDMLGSGTQSGPEHVEAGSLLELSRGGKETITLANGEERKFLEDGDKVIMRGWCEAQGYNRIGFGCVEGTVLPAK, encoded by the coding sequence ATGTCTCAAATTAATGAAACACACGACATCCAATTAACAAGTTGGGTAGCTAGTGCGAATGCGACTGGAACTGATTTCCCTATTCAAAACTTACCTTTTGCAGTATTTCGTCGTAAGAACAGTAATGAAGAGTTTCGTGGCGGAGTTGCGATTGGTGATCAAGTACTAGACCTTGGCGCAGTTGTTGACGCTAACCTATTTTCAGGCGACGCCGCAGAAGCAGCCGAAGCTGCAAACGCCCCAGCATTAAATGAATTTATGGGTATGGGCCAACAGTACTGGTCGGCTCTTAGACTTGCCCTGTCTCGTGCATTACGTGAAGGTTCTGAACTGCAATCAAGCCTTGAAGGCGCATTGGTTGCACAGGATGACGTAGAATACGCTTTACCTTGTCACATTGGCGATTACACTGACTTTTATACCTCAATCTACCACGCAACAGCGGTAGGTAGCCTGTTCCGTCCTGATAACCCTCTGCTACCAAACTACAAATGGGTACCAATCGGTTATCATGGTCGTGCATCGTCTATTGGTGTTTCAGGTCAAACGTTCCCTCGCCCTAAAGGCCAGACCAAAGCACCAGATGCAGATACGCCGTCATTCGGTCCTTGTAAACGTCTAGACTACGAATTAGAGCTGGGTATTTATCTAGGTAAAGGTAATGAACTTGGCGACTCTATCGCAATTAAAGACGCTGAAGATCACGTTTTTGGTTTCTGTTTATTCAATGACTGGTCTGCACGTGACTTGCAAGCTTGGGAATATCAACCATTAGGTCCATTCCTTGCGAAAAACTTTGCTTCAACGGTTTCTCCTTGGGTTGTAACCACCGAAGCACTTGCACCATACCGTACTCAATGGCACCGTGATGAAAACGATCCACAACCGCTGGAATACTTAGAATCAACGCAAAACCGCGAGTCTGGTGCTATTGATATTCGCATGGATGTCTTACTAGAGACTGAAAAAATGCGTAGCGAAGGCGCTAAACCAAGCAAACTGTCTGAATCCAGCTTCAAGCACAGCTATTGGACGGTTGCGCAAATGGTTACGCACCACACAGTGAACGGCTGTAACTTCCTACCAGGTGATATGCTAGGCTCAGGCACGCAATCTGGTCCTGAGCATGTAGAAGCGGGTTCATTACTCGAACTATCACGCGGCGGTAAAGAAACTATCACACTTGCAAACGGAGAAGAGCGTAAGTTCCTAGAAGATGGCGATAAAGTAATTATGCGCGGTTGGTGTGAAGCCCAAGGCTACAACCGTATTGGTTTTGGCTGTGTTGAAGGCACTGTACTTCCAGCAAAATAA
- a CDS encoding hotdog fold domain-containing protein — MSAPLLKIYKRMSWLPFGKWMFSKAVCRKAPYFGTIKPKITQLKPGVCRATIRNRKAIHNHIGTVHAIAQCNLAELCAGVMTDATIDHKTHRWIPKGMSVQYLAKAETDLHAVAQIEYPRTWQDKEEIVVPVEVFNTVGEKVFHADINMYISAKRS; from the coding sequence ATGTCTGCACCACTTTTAAAAATTTATAAAAGGATGAGTTGGTTGCCATTTGGTAAATGGATGTTCAGTAAGGCGGTATGTCGTAAGGCCCCTTACTTTGGCACCATTAAGCCTAAAATCACACAACTGAAGCCTGGCGTTTGTAGAGCCACAATTCGTAACCGTAAAGCCATTCATAACCACATAGGTACGGTTCACGCTATTGCACAGTGTAATCTTGCCGAGTTGTGTGCAGGAGTCATGACAGACGCAACCATCGATCATAAAACCCATCGCTGGATCCCAAAGGGGATGTCAGTGCAATATTTAGCTAAAGCCGAGACCGATCTGCATGCCGTGGCGCAAATAGAATACCCGCGAACATGGCAAGATAAAGAAGAGATAGTTGTACCGGTGGAAGTTTTTAATACTGTGGGAGAGAAAGTGTTTCACGCTGACATTAACATGTATATCAGCGCGAAAAGATCTTAG
- the yghU gene encoding glutathione-dependent disulfide-bond oxidoreductase, translated as MSTSGYTPPKVWQWPWQSGDGSKFANINRPTAGARFEKSLPQGKHPLQLYSLATPNGVKVTILLEELLAAGVKEAEYDAFLINIMEGEQFSSGFVALNPNSKIPALLDTSTNEPTKIFESGSILLYLAEKFQKFIPQDPTKRTECLNWLFWQMGAAPLLGGGFGHFYAYAPEHYEYPINRYTMEVKRQLDLLNQHLATREYICGDEYTIADMAIWPWYGVLAQGHLYDAAEFLDVNGYEHVIRWAGLIASREAVKRGKMVNKTWGEPHEQLHERHDASDFDTNTQDKLEP; from the coding sequence ATGAGTACATCGGGTTATACCCCACCTAAAGTTTGGCAGTGGCCTTGGCAAAGTGGCGATGGTAGTAAGTTCGCAAATATCAACCGCCCTACTGCAGGCGCAAGATTCGAAAAGTCCCTACCGCAAGGCAAACACCCGTTACAACTCTACTCCCTCGCAACCCCAAACGGCGTGAAAGTGACTATCTTGCTAGAAGAGCTTTTAGCAGCCGGGGTAAAAGAAGCAGAATATGATGCCTTTTTAATTAATATCATGGAAGGTGAGCAATTTAGCTCAGGGTTTGTTGCACTGAATCCAAATTCTAAGATCCCCGCGTTATTAGATACCAGCACCAATGAACCTACCAAAATCTTTGAATCTGGCTCAATTTTGCTTTATTTAGCTGAAAAGTTCCAAAAGTTCATTCCTCAAGACCCCACAAAACGCACAGAGTGCCTCAACTGGTTATTTTGGCAAATGGGGGCTGCACCACTACTTGGTGGTGGATTTGGTCATTTCTATGCCTACGCACCAGAGCACTACGAATATCCAATCAACCGCTACACGATGGAAGTGAAGCGCCAACTGGATTTACTGAATCAACACCTAGCCACAAGAGAATATATTTGTGGCGATGAATACACTATCGCTGATATGGCAATCTGGCCGTGGTATGGCGTGCTAGCCCAAGGACACCTATATGACGCGGCAGAGTTTTTAGACGTCAATGGCTATGAACACGTGATCCGCTGGGCTGGACTCATCGCCTCAAGAGAAGCGGTCAAACGCGGAAAAATGGTAAATAAAACATGGGGAGAACCTCATGAGCAGCTTCATGAAAGGCACGACGCCAGCGACTTTGATACCAACACCCAAGACAAACTAGAGCCATAA
- a CDS encoding bactofilin family protein, which translates to MFNSFKNQRNDVPAIIAQSTKVTGDIVCEGELQLDGTVHGNLDIEKLIIGNKGLVQGNIQANELTILGKVEGDIQAKQVTLLPSAQVFGNIEHETLTIEAGAHVDGKLTHRNERANNVTAIDSTDDQTVNN; encoded by the coding sequence GTGTTTAACTCTTTTAAAAACCAACGAAACGACGTCCCGGCCATTATTGCTCAAAGCACTAAAGTCACGGGCGATATTGTCTGTGAAGGTGAACTGCAATTAGATGGCACCGTCCATGGTAATCTCGACATCGAAAAACTAATCATCGGCAATAAAGGTTTAGTACAAGGTAATATCCAAGCCAATGAACTGACGATATTAGGTAAGGTAGAAGGTGATATTCAGGCCAAACAAGTTACACTGCTTCCTAGTGCTCAAGTATTTGGCAATATCGAACACGAAACCTTAACGATTGAAGCTGGTGCGCATGTCGATGGTAAACTGACGCACCGTAACGAGCGAGCCAATAATGTCACGGCAATTGACTCTACTGACGATCAAACTGTAAACAACTAA
- a CDS encoding S8 family serine peptidase, whose protein sequence is MKLNKLTGALLIAGACAMSQAQASDDRYIIQVDNSKKGVVKALAKKLGAELHVDGDGFFAATFTGKDLSQVKGLLNNPHIKLVEADQKRYPLGIYNDDAGNPMQQQVTPYAVYQSQADQLTFDANAGMKVCVIDSGLDQSNPDFIWGNITGDNDSGTGNWYENGGPHGTHVAGTIGAADNNIGVIGMAPGVPMHIIKVFNAEGWGYSSDLAHAANLCSQAGANIINMSLGGGGSNNTESNAFENFRNAGGLVVAAAGNDGNNVRSYPAGYPSVMMIGANDADNQIADFSQYPSCTSGRGKRATNDEHICVEVTAGGVDTLSTYPADMATSSSMTADGSAFASSAMENSGNASGSLYFMGTAEATDGAANGKVCLIDRGNISFHDKVANCEASGGIGAIIVNNEAGMLYGTLGDTNSTSIPAVGAAFEDRTALMAATNANISIGTSDYGLMSGTSMATPAVAGLAALVWSNHPECTGEEIRSALKATAADAGAAGKDVYFGYGIVKAADASAYLTANGCAGGGTGSGGGDNTTSVELSASGYKQKGNSNVDLSWNGVSTSQVDIYRNGSKIVTTSNDNSHTDSISVKGGGTYGYQVCEQGSTAACSATQTVVF, encoded by the coding sequence ATGAAATTAAACAAGTTAACTGGGGCACTACTTATCGCTGGCGCTTGCGCTATGTCACAAGCACAGGCATCTGACGATCGATACATCATTCAGGTCGACAATTCGAAAAAAGGCGTCGTAAAAGCACTTGCTAAAAAGCTTGGCGCTGAGCTGCACGTTGATGGCGATGGCTTCTTCGCTGCAACTTTTACAGGCAAAGATCTTAGTCAAGTAAAGGGCTTATTAAACAACCCACACATCAAACTCGTTGAAGCAGACCAAAAGCGTTACCCACTGGGGATTTATAACGACGACGCAGGTAACCCAATGCAGCAACAGGTTACGCCTTATGCAGTTTACCAATCACAAGCTGATCAACTTACTTTCGATGCCAATGCAGGCATGAAAGTATGTGTGATTGACTCAGGTCTTGACCAATCAAACCCTGATTTCATTTGGGGTAATATCACTGGTGATAATGACAGCGGCACAGGTAATTGGTATGAAAATGGTGGCCCACACGGCACACACGTAGCCGGTACTATCGGTGCTGCTGACAATAATATTGGTGTTATCGGCATGGCACCTGGCGTGCCAATGCACATTATTAAAGTATTTAACGCAGAAGGCTGGGGCTACTCTTCTGACCTTGCTCACGCGGCAAACCTATGCTCACAAGCAGGTGCAAACATCATCAATATGAGCTTGGGTGGTGGTGGCTCAAACAATACAGAATCAAACGCATTTGAAAACTTCCGTAATGCTGGTGGCTTAGTTGTTGCTGCAGCTGGTAACGATGGCAACAATGTTCGTTCATATCCTGCAGGCTACCCATCAGTAATGATGATCGGTGCAAACGATGCAGATAATCAAATTGCAGACTTTTCTCAGTACCCAAGCTGTACTTCTGGTCGTGGAAAGCGCGCGACTAACGACGAGCATATTTGTGTAGAGGTAACTGCAGGCGGTGTTGATACGCTTTCAACTTACCCAGCAGACATGGCGACCTCTTCAAGCATGACCGCTGATGGTTCGGCGTTTGCAAGTTCAGCAATGGAAAATAGCGGTAACGCTTCAGGCTCGCTTTACTTTATGGGCACAGCTGAAGCAACCGATGGCGCTGCAAACGGTAAAGTGTGCCTAATTGACCGTGGTAATATTTCATTCCACGATAAAGTAGCAAACTGTGAAGCATCTGGTGGTATCGGCGCGATTATCGTAAACAATGAAGCAGGCATGCTATACGGCACTTTAGGTGATACTAACAGCACATCAATCCCAGCGGTTGGCGCTGCATTTGAAGATCGCACAGCGTTGATGGCCGCTACAAACGCGAACATCAGCATTGGTACGAGTGATTATGGCTTAATGAGCGGCACATCAATGGCAACTCCTGCTGTTGCAGGTCTTGCAGCATTGGTATGGTCTAACCACCCAGAGTGTACTGGTGAAGAAATCCGTAGTGCATTAAAAGCAACCGCAGCAGATGCTGGCGCTGCAGGTAAAGACGTGTACTTTGGTTACGGTATCGTTAAAGCAGCAGATGCGAGCGCTTACTTAACAGCTAATGGTTGTGCTGGCGGTGGTACAGGTTCAGGTGGCGGTGATAACACAACAAGCGTTGAGCTTTCAGCTTCAGGTTATAAGCAAAAAGGTAACAGTAATGTTGACTTAAGCTGGAATGGTGTAAGCACGTCACAAGTCGATATTTATCGCAACGGTAGTAAAATTGTCACAACTAGCAATGATAATAGTCATACAGACAGCATCAGTGTTAAAGGCGGCGGTACATACGGCTACCAAGTGTGCGAACAAGGTAGCACTGCGGCCTGTTCAGCAACACAAACTGTTGTGTTTTAA
- a CDS encoding peptide MFS transporter — MNSVPKAGEFLGHPKGLFLLFGTEMWERFGYYGMRAILVLYLVAQVQNGGFGWSNADALSLYGTFTMAVYLTPLFGGWLADNVLGQRKAIIIGGILMAAGHFIMGIPHSVVAGQEVNVFYLGLALLCLGNGLFKPNISTMVGDLYQEGDKRRDGAFTIFYMGINLGGALGPLVAGYVAAVVNWQAGFIAAGIGMIISVVMQLILSQKYLGDIGKVPSTKLSQQMSDSQTKEPLTKKEKDRIRVIFTMSVFSIIFWMGFEQAGGLMNLFANDYTNRMFMGFEIPASWFQSLNSIFIIVFAPLVAMIWLKLDNKEPNSPVKFAIGLVFLALGFLTMMLALATEGGEAGGTLQISMIWLVLFYMFHTLGELCLSPIGLSMVSKLAPLRLASLLMGIWFLCTAVANKLAGLVGSFIGEGQEAMENAMSIFIGLGGVALLSAVLMYLLSNKLVDWMHGAEGKHEPHTQEHYLAEELEVSAEKQ; from the coding sequence ATGAATTCAGTTCCGAAGGCCGGAGAATTTCTGGGTCACCCTAAAGGCCTCTTCTTATTATTTGGTACCGAAATGTGGGAGCGCTTTGGCTACTACGGTATGCGTGCCATCTTAGTTCTTTATCTTGTAGCACAAGTACAAAATGGTGGCTTCGGTTGGAGTAATGCCGACGCACTAAGTCTTTACGGCACGTTTACGATGGCCGTTTATCTCACCCCACTATTTGGTGGTTGGCTTGCTGATAACGTATTAGGTCAGCGCAAAGCCATCATTATTGGTGGTATTTTAATGGCTGCTGGCCATTTTATTATGGGTATTCCTCACAGCGTTGTGGCAGGACAAGAAGTAAACGTCTTCTACCTGGGCTTGGCTTTACTTTGTTTAGGTAATGGCTTATTCAAGCCTAATATCTCAACGATGGTTGGCGATTTATACCAAGAAGGTGACAAGCGCCGTGACGGTGCATTCACTATCTTCTATATGGGTATCAACTTAGGTGGTGCATTAGGTCCACTTGTTGCGGGTTATGTAGCAGCGGTCGTAAACTGGCAGGCAGGCTTTATCGCAGCAGGTATTGGTATGATCATTTCTGTGGTTATGCAGCTTATCTTAAGCCAGAAATACCTTGGCGATATCGGTAAAGTACCTTCTACTAAACTTTCTCAACAGATGTCTGACTCACAGACAAAAGAGCCGCTTACGAAGAAAGAAAAAGATCGTATCCGTGTTATTTTCACCATGAGTGTTTTCTCAATTATCTTCTGGATGGGTTTCGAGCAGGCTGGTGGTCTGATGAACCTATTCGCAAACGACTATACCAACCGTATGTTTATGGGCTTTGAGATCCCGGCTTCTTGGTTCCAGTCGCTTAACTCTATCTTCATCATTGTATTTGCGCCATTGGTAGCGATGATCTGGTTAAAGCTAGATAACAAAGAGCCAAACTCTCCAGTGAAGTTTGCAATTGGTCTAGTATTCTTAGCACTTGGTTTCTTAACCATGATGCTAGCGCTTGCAACAGAAGGTGGTGAAGCGGGTGGCACACTTCAGATCAGCATGATTTGGTTAGTATTGTTCTACATGTTCCACACACTTGGTGAACTATGTTTATCACCAATCGGTCTTTCTATGGTAAGTAAACTGGCACCGCTACGTTTAGCATCACTGCTAATGGGAATTTGGTTCCTGTGTACGGCCGTTGCAAACAAACTTGCTGGCCTTGTTGGCTCTTTCATCGGTGAAGGCCAAGAAGCAATGGAAAACGCGATGAGCATCTTCATTGGTTTAGGCGGCGTTGCCTTGCTATCTGCTGTGTTAATGTATCTATTAAGCAACAAGCTTGTAGATTGGATGCACGGCGCTGAGGGCAAGCACGAACCTCATACGCAAGAACATTACCTTGCGGAAGAGCTAGAAGTATCCGCTGAGAAGCAATAA